In one Streptomyces sp. T12 genomic region, the following are encoded:
- the rplV gene encoding 50S ribosomal protein L22, with protein MEARAQARYIRVTPMKARRVVDLIRGMDATEAQAVLRFAPQAASVPVGKVLDSAIANAAHNYDHPDATSLFISEAYVDEGPTLKRFRPRAQGRAYRIRKRTSHITVVVASKEGTR; from the coding sequence ATGGAAGCCAGGGCCCAGGCGCGGTACATCCGCGTCACGCCCATGAAGGCCCGCCGCGTGGTGGACCTCATCCGTGGCATGGACGCCACGGAGGCCCAGGCTGTTCTGCGATTCGCTCCGCAGGCAGCCTCCGTGCCGGTCGGCAAGGTGCTCGACAGCGCCATTGCCAACGCCGCGCACAACTACGACCACCCGGACGCCACCTCGCTGTTCATCAGTGAGGCGTACGTCGACGAGGGCCCGACCCTGAAGCGGTTCCGTCCGCGTGCCCAGGGCCGTGCCTACCGGATCCGCAAGCGGACCAGCCACATCACCGTGGTCGTCGCCAGCAAGGAAGGAACCCGGTAA
- the rpsC gene encoding 30S ribosomal protein S3 — protein sequence MGQKVNPHGFRLGVTTDFKSRWYADKLYKDYVKEDVAIRRMMTSGMERAGISKVEIERTRDRVRVDIHTARPGIVIGRRGAEADRIRGDLEKLTGKQVQLNILEVKNPETDAQLVAQAVAEQLSSRVSFRRAMRKSMQSAMKAGAKGIKIQCGGRLGGAEMSRSEFYREGRVPLHTLRANVDYGFFEAKTTFGRIGVKVWIYKGDVKNIAEVRAENAAARAGNRPARGGADRPARGGRGGERRGRKPQQAAGAEAPKAEAPAAAPAESTGTEA from the coding sequence ATGGGCCAGAAGGTTAACCCGCATGGGTTCCGGCTCGGTGTCACCACGGACTTCAAGTCCCGGTGGTACGCCGACAAGCTGTACAAGGACTACGTCAAGGAAGACGTCGCCATCCGTCGGATGATGACGTCCGGCATGGAGCGCGCCGGTATCTCGAAGGTGGAGATCGAGCGCACCCGTGACCGCGTGCGTGTGGACATCCACACCGCTCGTCCGGGCATCGTCATCGGCCGCCGTGGCGCCGAGGCCGACCGCATCCGCGGTGACCTCGAGAAGCTCACGGGCAAGCAGGTCCAGCTGAACATCCTCGAGGTCAAGAACCCCGAGACCGACGCTCAGCTGGTTGCTCAGGCCGTTGCCGAGCAGCTCTCCTCCCGCGTCTCCTTCCGCCGCGCCATGCGTAAGAGCATGCAGTCGGCGATGAAGGCCGGCGCCAAGGGCATCAAGATCCAGTGCGGTGGCCGCCTCGGCGGCGCCGAGATGTCCCGCTCGGAGTTCTACCGCGAGGGCCGTGTGCCCCTGCACACGCTCCGCGCGAACGTGGACTACGGCTTCTTCGAGGCCAAGACGACCTTCGGCCGCATCGGTGTGAAGGTCTGGATCTACAAGGGCGACGTCAAGAACATCGCCGAGGTCCGCGCCGAGAACGCTGCGGCCCGTGCGGGTAACCGCCCGGCCCGCGGTGGTGCCGACCGCCCGGCCCGTGGTGGCCGTGGTGGCGAGCGGCGCGGTCGCAAGCCGCAGCAGGCTGCCGGCGCCGAGGCCCCCAAGGCCGAGGCTCCCGCCGCCGCTCCGGCTGAGAGCACCGGAACGGAGGCCTGA
- the rplP gene encoding 50S ribosomal protein L16, with product MLIPRRVKHRKQHHPKRSGAAKGGTQVAFGEYGIQALTPAYVTNRQIEAARIAMTRHIKRGGKVWINIYPDRPLTKKPAETRMGSGKGSPEWWIANVKPGRVMFELSYPNEKIAREALTRAAHKLPMKCRIVKREAGEA from the coding sequence ATGCTGATCCCCCGTAGGGTCAAGCACCGCAAGCAGCACCACCCGAAGCGCAGCGGCGCTGCCAAGGGCGGCACGCAGGTTGCGTTCGGCGAGTACGGCATCCAGGCGCTCACCCCGGCGTACGTGACGAACCGTCAGATCGAGGCCGCTCGTATCGCCATGACGCGTCACATCAAGCGTGGTGGCAAGGTCTGGATCAACATCTACCCGGACCGTCCCCTCACCAAGAAGCCTGCCGAGACCCGCATGGGTTCCGGTAAGGGTTCTCCGGAGTGGTGGATCGCCAACGTCAAGCCCGGACGCGTGATGTTCGAGCTGTCGTACCCCAACGAGAAGATCGCCCGTGAGGCGCTGACTCGTGCGGCCCACAAGCTGCCGATGAAGTGCCGGATCGTCAAGCGCGAGGCAGGTGAAGCGTGA
- the rpmC gene encoding 50S ribosomal protein L29 — protein MSAGTKASELRELGNEELLNKLREAKEELFNLRFQAATGQLENHGRLKAVRKDIARIYTLMRERELGIETVESA, from the coding sequence ATGTCGGCCGGTACCAAGGCGTCCGAGCTGCGCGAGCTGGGCAACGAGGAGCTGCTGAACAAGCTCCGCGAGGCCAAGGAAGAGCTGTTCAACCTCCGCTTCCAGGCGGCGACGGGCCAGCTCGAGAACCACGGTCGGCTCAAGGCCGTCCGTAAGGACATCGCGCGGATCTACACCCTGATGCGTGAGCGCGAGCTGGGCATCGAGACGGTGGAGAGCGCCTGA
- the rpsQ gene encoding 30S ribosomal protein S17 has product MSESNVTEQTAEARGFRKTREGLVVSDKMDKTVVVAVEDRVKHALYGKVIRRTNKLKAHDEQNAAGVGDRVLLAETRPLSATKRWRIVEILEKAK; this is encoded by the coding sequence ATGAGTGAGAGCAACGTGACTGAGCAGACTGCAGAGGCCCGCGGCTTCCGCAAGACCCGTGAGGGTCTCGTCGTCAGCGACAAGATGGACAAGACCGTCGTCGTCGCCGTCGAGGACCGCGTCAAGCACGCGCTGTACGGCAAGGTCATCCGCCGTACGAACAAGCTCAAGGCGCACGACGAGCAGAACGCTGCGGGCGTCGGCGACCGCGTCCTCCTCGCGGAGACCCGGCCGCTGTCCGCGACGAAGCGCTGGCGCATCGTCGAGATCCTCGAGAAGGCCAAGTAA
- the rplN gene encoding 50S ribosomal protein L14, producing the protein MIQQESRLRVADNTGAKEILCIRVLGGSGRRYAGIGDVIVATVKDAIPGGNVKKGDVVKAVIVRTVKERRRPDGSYIRFDENAAVILKNDGDPRGTRIFGPVGRELREKKFMKIISLAPEVL; encoded by the coding sequence GTGATCCAGCAGGAGTCGCGACTGCGCGTCGCCGACAACACTGGTGCGAAGGAAATCCTTTGCATCCGTGTGCTCGGTGGCTCCGGTCGCCGCTACGCGGGCATCGGTGACGTCATCGTCGCCACCGTCAAGGACGCGATCCCCGGTGGCAACGTGAAGAAGGGTGACGTCGTCAAGGCGGTCATCGTTCGCACCGTCAAGGAGCGCCGCCGTCCGGACGGCTCGTACATCCGCTTCGACGAGAACGCCGCCGTCATTCTGAAGAACGACGGCGACCCTCGTGGCACCCGCATCTTCGGCCCGGTCGGGCGTGAGCTGCGCGAGAAGAAGTTCATGAAGATCATCTCGCTGGCTCCGGAGGTGCTGTAA
- the rplX gene encoding 50S ribosomal protein L24, whose protein sequence is MKIKKGDLVQVITGKDKGKQGKVIAAYPRDERVLVEGVNRVKKHTKAGPTAKGSQAGGIVTTEAPIHVSNVQLVVEKDGNKVVTRVGYRFDDEGNKIRVAKRTGEDI, encoded by the coding sequence ATGAAGATCAAGAAGGGCGACCTGGTCCAGGTCATCACCGGCAAGGACAAGGGCAAGCAGGGCAAGGTCATTGCCGCTTACCCGCGCGACGAGCGTGTCCTGGTCGAGGGTGTCAACCGGGTCAAGAAGCACACCAAGGCCGGCCCGACCGCCAAGGGTTCGCAGGCCGGTGGCATCGTCACGACCGAGGCGCCGATCCACGTCTCCAACGTCCAGCTGGTCGTTGAGAAGGACGGCAACAAGGTCGTCACGCGTGTCGGTTACCGCTTCGACGACGAGGGCAACAAGATCCGCGTTGCCAAGCGGACGGGTGAGGACATCTGA
- the rplE gene encoding 50S ribosomal protein L5, whose translation MATTTTPRLKTKYREEIAGKLRDEFKYENVMQIPGLVKIVVNMGVGDAARDSKLIEGAIRDLTTITGQKPAVTKARKSIAQFKLREGQPIGAHVTLRGDRMWEFLDRTLSLALPRIRDFRGLSPKQFDGRGNYTFGLTEQVMFHEIDQDKIDRVRGMDITVVTTATNDAEGRALLRHLGFPFKEA comes from the coding sequence ATGGCTACCACCACCACTCCGCGTCTCAAGACGAAGTACCGCGAGGAGATCGCGGGCAAGCTGCGTGACGAGTTCAAGTACGAGAACGTCATGCAGATCCCCGGCCTCGTCAAGATCGTGGTCAACATGGGTGTCGGCGACGCCGCCCGTGACTCGAAGCTGATCGAGGGCGCGATCCGCGACCTGACCACCATCACCGGTCAGAAGCCGGCCGTCACCAAGGCCCGCAAGTCCATCGCGCAGTTCAAGCTGCGTGAGGGTCAGCCGATCGGTGCCCACGTCACGCTTCGTGGCGACCGCATGTGGGAGTTCCTGGACCGCACCCTGTCGCTCGCGCTCCCGCGCATCCGCGACTTCCGTGGTCTGTCCCCCAAGCAGTTCGACGGCCGTGGCAACTACACCTTCGGTCTCACGGAGCAGGTCATGTTCCACGAGATCGACCAGGACAAGATCGACCGCGTCCGGGGTATGGACATCACCGTGGTGACCACGGCGACCAACGACGCTGAGGGCCGTGCGCTCCTTCGTCACCTCGGCTTCCCCTTCAAGGAGGCGTGA
- a CDS encoding type Z 30S ribosomal protein S14 has product MAKKALIAKAARKPKFGVRGYTRCQRCGRPHSVYRKFGLCRVCLREMAHRGELPGVTKSSW; this is encoded by the coding sequence ATGGCGAAGAAGGCTCTCATCGCGAAGGCTGCTCGCAAGCCCAAGTTCGGCGTGCGTGGCTACACGCGCTGCCAGCGCTGCGGCCGTCCCCACTCCGTGTACCGCAAGTTCGGCCTGTGCCGCGTGTGCCTTCGTGAGATGGCTCACCGTGGCGAGCTGCCGGGCGTGACCAAGAGCTCCTGGTAA
- the rpsH gene encoding 30S ribosomal protein S8, with translation MTMTDPIADMLTRLRNANSAYHDSVTMPASKIKSHIAEILQQEGFITGWKVEDAEVGKNLVLELKFGPNRERSIAGIKRISKPGLRVYAKSTNLPKVLGGLGVAIISTSHGLLTDKQAGKKGVGGEVLAYVW, from the coding sequence ATGACCATGACTGATCCGATCGCAGACATGCTTACGCGTCTGCGGAACGCGAACTCGGCATACCACGACTCCGTGACGATGCCGGCATCGAAGATCAAGTCGCACATCGCGGAGATCCTCCAGCAGGAGGGCTTCATCACGGGCTGGAAGGTCGAGGACGCCGAGGTCGGCAAGAACCTCGTCCTGGAGCTGAAGTTCGGCCCCAACCGTGAGCGCTCCATCGCGGGCATCAAGCGGATCTCCAAGCCCGGTCTCCGGGTTTACGCGAAGTCCACCAACCTGCCCAAGGTCCTCGGTGGCCTCGGCGTGGCGATCATCTCCACGTCGCACGGTCTCCTGACCGACAAGCAGGCCGGCAAGAAGGGCGTGGGTGGGGAAGTCCTCGCCTACGTCTGGTAG
- the rplF gene encoding 50S ribosomal protein L6 codes for MSRIGKLPITVPAGVDVTIDGRTVSVKGPKGSLSHTVAAPIEIAKGEDGVLNVTRPNDERQNKALHGLSRTLVANMITGVTQGYVKKLEISGVGYRVTAKGSNLEFALGYSHPITVEAPEGITFKVEAPTRFSVEGIDKQKVGEVAANIRKLRKPDPYKAKGVKYEGEVIRRKVGKAGK; via the coding sequence ATGTCGCGTATTGGCAAGCTCCCCATCACGGTTCCCGCCGGCGTGGACGTCACCATCGACGGCCGTACGGTTTCGGTCAAGGGCCCCAAGGGTTCCTTGAGCCACACCGTTGCCGCGCCGATCGAGATCGCTAAGGGCGAGGACGGCGTTCTGAACGTCACCCGTCCGAACGACGAGCGTCAGAACAAGGCCCTGCACGGCCTGTCCCGCACGCTGGTGGCGAACATGATCACCGGCGTGACCCAGGGTTACGTGAAGAAGCTCGAGATCAGCGGTGTCGGTTACCGCGTGACGGCCAAGGGTTCGAACCTCGAGTTCGCTCTCGGCTACAGCCACCCGATCACCGTCGAGGCCCCCGAGGGCATCACCTTCAAGGTGGAGGCCCCCACCCGGTTCTCGGTCGAGGGCATCGACAAGCAGAAGGTCGGCGAGGTTGCGGCCAACATCCGCAAGCTGCGCAAGCCCGACCCGTACAAGGCCAAGGGCGTCAAGTACGAGGGCGAAGTCATCCGCCGCAAGGTCGGAAAGGCGGGTAAGTAA
- the rplR gene encoding 50S ribosomal protein L18, producing MAYGQKILKGDAYKRAAIKRRHIRIRKHINGTAERPRLVVTRSNRHIVAQVIDDIKGHTLASASTLDTTIRGAEGDKSAQAKQVGALVAERAKAAGVEAVVFDRGGNQYAGRIAALADAAREAGLKF from the coding sequence ATGGCATACGGACAGAAGATCCTTAAGGGCGACGCCTACAAGCGCGCCGCGATCAAGCGCCGCCACATCCGGATCCGTAAGCACATCAACGGTACGGCGGAGCGTCCGCGTCTGGTCGTTACTCGCTCGAACCGCCACATCGTGGCCCAGGTGATCGACGACATCAAGGGTCACACCCTTGCGTCGGCGTCCACCCTGGACACCACGATCCGCGGTGCCGAGGGCGACAAGTCGGCGCAGGCCAAGCAGGTCGGCGCCCTGGTCGCCGAGCGCGCCAAGGCCGCCGGCGTCGAGGCTGTCGTATTCGACCGTGGTGGCAACCAGTACGCCGGGCGCATCGCCGCCCTGGCGGACGCCGCCCGCGAAGCCGGGCTCAAGTTCTGA